Proteins encoded in a region of the Raphanus sativus cultivar WK10039 chromosome 8, ASM80110v3, whole genome shotgun sequence genome:
- the LOC108821948 gene encoding lysine-specific demethylase JMJ26 isoform X2 — translation MKMEAVVADHKRNGRMETKPEKEKPVKPTSPSSGSDVEEEEEEERSVGSLKRVSNKKRKRSIADEGRAAKTKPSREKRDTKKRKEKGNGDDEEKKPKQRSSVKRRAKTKKEDKEREQELKLVPFIEPTGSCSHSESDSHVKNDKFNDCRSMTRSLRADLGELAICHQCFKGEKRFLFICIFCEEKIYCFPCIKKWYPHLSHDDVIEKCPFCRGTCNCDVCLQSSGLIETSKRKLGDHERFHHLQYLIGSMLPFLKNLCKAQEEEIETEAKIQGLMTSQVYVSETLCSNEERVFCNHCATSIVDLHRSCPKCSYELCLSCCQEIRGGLFSERPEMKLDFVYRGSRYIHGEDAEPSSSSVLEDEADDKPSIKWTADENGSIACASKELGGCGDCVLELKRILPLTWMSDLEKRAETFLTSCTINSLTVSNCRCSSDLEMNTMRKAASRNDGSNDNNLYCPDSFDVLNQEELLHFQDHWRKGEPVIVRNALSNTAGLSWEPKVMWRALCEDDDAKTSDVKAIDSLANCEVKIKTRDFFQGYIKGRSYGNLWPEMLKLKDWPPSDKFDNLLPRHCDEFISALPFQEYSDPRSGVLNIATKLPEGVLKPDLGPKTYIAYGNGDELGRGDSVTKLHCDMSDAVNILMHTAEVTLTEDQLSAIEALKKKHKQQDEKELQDHNDVGRGEIVDDENGFLHDETGSALWDIFRREDVPKLEEYLRKHCREFRHTYCSPVTKVYHPIHDQTLFLTVEHKRKLKAEFGIEPWTFMQKLGEAVFIPAGCPHQVRNLKSCTKVAVDFVSPENIHECLRLTEEFRQLPKNHKAREDKLEIKKMVIYAVEQSLKEVEMLLPDLS, via the exons ATGAAAATGGAAGCTGTTGTTGCTGATCATAAACGCAATGGTCGAATGGAGACTAAACCGGAGAAGGAGAAACCGGTTAAGCCAACAAGTCCGAGCAGTGGTTCAgacgtagaagaagaagaagaagaagagaggagcgTGGGATCTCTTAAGCGAGTGTCTAACAAGAAACGGAAACGGTCTATTGCTGATGAAGGTAGAGCGGCTAAGACCAAACCTTctagagagaagagagatacAAAGAAAcgcaaagaaaaaggaaatggtGATGATGAGGAGAAGAAACCGAAGCAGAGAAGCTCTGTGAAAAGAAGAGCTAAAACgaagaaagaagacaaggaaCGTGAACAAGAACTGAAACTAGTTCCTTTCATCGAGCCAACGGGTTCATGTTCACATTCTGAGTCAGATTCTCATGTGAAAAACGATAAATTCAATGACTGTAGAAGCATGACAAGGAGTTTAAGG GCGGATTTGGGAGAGCTAGCGATATGCCATCAATGCTTTAAAGGAGAAAAAAGATTTCTTTTCATCTGCATTTTCTGCGAAGAGAAAATTTATTGTTTCCCATGTATCAAGAAATGGTATCCTCACTTGTCACATGATGATGTCATAGAGAAATGTCCTTTTTGCCGTGGAACTTGCAACTGTGACGTATGTTTGCAGTCAAGTGGTTTAATCGAG acatcaaagAGGAAGCTCGGTGACCACGAAAGATTTCATCATCTCCAGTACTTGATTGGATCAATGCTTCCTTTCCTGAAAAATCTATGCAAAGCgcaagaagaagagattgaaaCCGAGGCAAAGATTCAAG GGTTAATGACTTCCCAAGTTTATGTATCCGAGACTCTATGCTCGAATGAAGAGAGAGTCTTTTG TAACCACTGTGCAACCTCAATCGTTGACTTGCATCGAAGCTGTCCAAAATGCTCTTACGAACTCTGTCTCAGCTGTTGCCAAGAGATCCGTGGAGGTTTGTTTTCAGAACGTCCGGAAATGAAACTAGATTTTGTTTATAGAGGCAGCAGATATATACATGGAGAAGATGCAGAACCTAGCTCTTCCTCTGTTCTTGAAGACGAAGCTGATGATAAACCGTCCATCAAGTGGACTGCTGATGAAAATGGAAGCATAGCGTGTGCTTCAAAAGAGCTTGGCGGTTGCGGTGACTGTGTTCTGGAGCTGAAACGTATCCTACCGTTGACTTGGATGTCAGATTTGGAGAAAAGGGCAGAGACGTTCTTAACATCATGTACCATCAATTCTCTGACAGTCTCAAACTGCAGATGTTCTTCTGATCTGGAGATGAATACGATGAGGAAAGCAGCTTCCAGGAACGACGGCTCCAACGACAACAACCTCTACTGTcctgattctttcgacgtcctTAACCAAGAGGAGCTTCTCCATTTCCAAGACCACTGGCGCAAAGGCGAGCCGGTGATCGTCAGAAACGCTCTAAGCAACACAGCGGGTTTGAGCTGGGAGCCAAAGGTGATGTGGAGAGCTTTATGCGAGGACGACGATGCCAAGACGTCTGACGTCAAAGCTATCGACTCTTTAGCCAACTGCGAGGTGAAGATCAAGACTCGAGACTTCTTCCAAGGATACATCAAAGGGAGATCGTACGGCAACCTGTGGCCCGAGATGCTGAAGCTGAAAGACTGGCCTCCTTCGGACAAGTTCGACAACCTTTTGCCACGTCACTGCGACGAGTTCATCTCTGCGTTGCCTTTCCAAGAGTACAGTGATCCTAGATCAGGAGTTCTCAACATCGCCACTAAGCTTCCCGAAGGTGTTCTTAAACCTGATCTTGGTCCTAAGACTTACATTGCGTATGGGAATGGAGATGAGCTTGGAAGAGGCGATTCGGTCACTAAGCTTCATTGTGATATGTCAGATGCG gtTAATATTCTGATGCATACGGCTGAAGTAACACTAACCGAGGATCAGCTCTCTGCGATAGAAGCTCTGAAGAAGAAACACAAGCAACAAGATGAAAAGGAGCTTCAAGATCATAATGATGTAGGCAGAGGAGAGATTGTTGATGATGAGAATGGGTTTCTTCATGATGAAACAGGGAGTGCGCTTTGGGACATATTTAGAAGAGAAGATGTTCCAAAGCTTGAAGAGTATTTAAGAAAGCATTGCAGAGAGTTCAGGCATACTTATTGTTCTCCTGTGACtaag GTTTATCATCCGATTCATGACCAAACGTTATTCTTAACCGTGGAGCATAAGAGAAAACTCAAGGCCGAGTTTG GGATTGAGCCATGGACATTTATGCAAAAGCTAGGAGAAGCTGTGTTTATTCCTGCTGGTTGTCCCCATCAAGTTCGGAATCTCAAG TCTTGCACAAAGGTAGCTGTTGATTTTGTATCACCAGAGAACATTCATGAGTGTCTACGTTTGACTGAAGAGTTTAGACAACTCCCTAAGAACCATAAAGCCAGAGAAGATAAACTTGAG ATAAAGAAGATGGTGATCTACGCCGTGGAACAATCCTTGAAGGAAGTGGAGATGTTATTGCCAGATCTAAGCTAA
- the LOC108821948 gene encoding lysine-specific demethylase JMJ26 isoform X1: MFMPRVTPLFGRWSLMKMEAVVADHKRNGRMETKPEKEKPVKPTSPSSGSDVEEEEEEERSVGSLKRVSNKKRKRSIADEGRAAKTKPSREKRDTKKRKEKGNGDDEEKKPKQRSSVKRRAKTKKEDKEREQELKLVPFIEPTGSCSHSESDSHVKNDKFNDCRSMTRSLRADLGELAICHQCFKGEKRFLFICIFCEEKIYCFPCIKKWYPHLSHDDVIEKCPFCRGTCNCDVCLQSSGLIETSKRKLGDHERFHHLQYLIGSMLPFLKNLCKAQEEEIETEAKIQGLMTSQVYVSETLCSNEERVFCNHCATSIVDLHRSCPKCSYELCLSCCQEIRGGLFSERPEMKLDFVYRGSRYIHGEDAEPSSSSVLEDEADDKPSIKWTADENGSIACASKELGGCGDCVLELKRILPLTWMSDLEKRAETFLTSCTINSLTVSNCRCSSDLEMNTMRKAASRNDGSNDNNLYCPDSFDVLNQEELLHFQDHWRKGEPVIVRNALSNTAGLSWEPKVMWRALCEDDDAKTSDVKAIDSLANCEVKIKTRDFFQGYIKGRSYGNLWPEMLKLKDWPPSDKFDNLLPRHCDEFISALPFQEYSDPRSGVLNIATKLPEGVLKPDLGPKTYIAYGNGDELGRGDSVTKLHCDMSDAVNILMHTAEVTLTEDQLSAIEALKKKHKQQDEKELQDHNDVGRGEIVDDENGFLHDETGSALWDIFRREDVPKLEEYLRKHCREFRHTYCSPVTKVYHPIHDQTLFLTVEHKRKLKAEFGIEPWTFMQKLGEAVFIPAGCPHQVRNLKSCTKVAVDFVSPENIHECLRLTEEFRQLPKNHKAREDKLEIKKMVIYAVEQSLKEVEMLLPDLS, from the exons atGTTCATGCCTCGAGTTACTCCTCTGTTTG GCAGGTGGAGTTTGATGAAAATGGAAGCTGTTGTTGCTGATCATAAACGCAATGGTCGAATGGAGACTAAACCGGAGAAGGAGAAACCGGTTAAGCCAACAAGTCCGAGCAGTGGTTCAgacgtagaagaagaagaagaagaagagaggagcgTGGGATCTCTTAAGCGAGTGTCTAACAAGAAACGGAAACGGTCTATTGCTGATGAAGGTAGAGCGGCTAAGACCAAACCTTctagagagaagagagatacAAAGAAAcgcaaagaaaaaggaaatggtGATGATGAGGAGAAGAAACCGAAGCAGAGAAGCTCTGTGAAAAGAAGAGCTAAAACgaagaaagaagacaaggaaCGTGAACAAGAACTGAAACTAGTTCCTTTCATCGAGCCAACGGGTTCATGTTCACATTCTGAGTCAGATTCTCATGTGAAAAACGATAAATTCAATGACTGTAGAAGCATGACAAGGAGTTTAAGG GCGGATTTGGGAGAGCTAGCGATATGCCATCAATGCTTTAAAGGAGAAAAAAGATTTCTTTTCATCTGCATTTTCTGCGAAGAGAAAATTTATTGTTTCCCATGTATCAAGAAATGGTATCCTCACTTGTCACATGATGATGTCATAGAGAAATGTCCTTTTTGCCGTGGAACTTGCAACTGTGACGTATGTTTGCAGTCAAGTGGTTTAATCGAG acatcaaagAGGAAGCTCGGTGACCACGAAAGATTTCATCATCTCCAGTACTTGATTGGATCAATGCTTCCTTTCCTGAAAAATCTATGCAAAGCgcaagaagaagagattgaaaCCGAGGCAAAGATTCAAG GGTTAATGACTTCCCAAGTTTATGTATCCGAGACTCTATGCTCGAATGAAGAGAGAGTCTTTTG TAACCACTGTGCAACCTCAATCGTTGACTTGCATCGAAGCTGTCCAAAATGCTCTTACGAACTCTGTCTCAGCTGTTGCCAAGAGATCCGTGGAGGTTTGTTTTCAGAACGTCCGGAAATGAAACTAGATTTTGTTTATAGAGGCAGCAGATATATACATGGAGAAGATGCAGAACCTAGCTCTTCCTCTGTTCTTGAAGACGAAGCTGATGATAAACCGTCCATCAAGTGGACTGCTGATGAAAATGGAAGCATAGCGTGTGCTTCAAAAGAGCTTGGCGGTTGCGGTGACTGTGTTCTGGAGCTGAAACGTATCCTACCGTTGACTTGGATGTCAGATTTGGAGAAAAGGGCAGAGACGTTCTTAACATCATGTACCATCAATTCTCTGACAGTCTCAAACTGCAGATGTTCTTCTGATCTGGAGATGAATACGATGAGGAAAGCAGCTTCCAGGAACGACGGCTCCAACGACAACAACCTCTACTGTcctgattctttcgacgtcctTAACCAAGAGGAGCTTCTCCATTTCCAAGACCACTGGCGCAAAGGCGAGCCGGTGATCGTCAGAAACGCTCTAAGCAACACAGCGGGTTTGAGCTGGGAGCCAAAGGTGATGTGGAGAGCTTTATGCGAGGACGACGATGCCAAGACGTCTGACGTCAAAGCTATCGACTCTTTAGCCAACTGCGAGGTGAAGATCAAGACTCGAGACTTCTTCCAAGGATACATCAAAGGGAGATCGTACGGCAACCTGTGGCCCGAGATGCTGAAGCTGAAAGACTGGCCTCCTTCGGACAAGTTCGACAACCTTTTGCCACGTCACTGCGACGAGTTCATCTCTGCGTTGCCTTTCCAAGAGTACAGTGATCCTAGATCAGGAGTTCTCAACATCGCCACTAAGCTTCCCGAAGGTGTTCTTAAACCTGATCTTGGTCCTAAGACTTACATTGCGTATGGGAATGGAGATGAGCTTGGAAGAGGCGATTCGGTCACTAAGCTTCATTGTGATATGTCAGATGCG gtTAATATTCTGATGCATACGGCTGAAGTAACACTAACCGAGGATCAGCTCTCTGCGATAGAAGCTCTGAAGAAGAAACACAAGCAACAAGATGAAAAGGAGCTTCAAGATCATAATGATGTAGGCAGAGGAGAGATTGTTGATGATGAGAATGGGTTTCTTCATGATGAAACAGGGAGTGCGCTTTGGGACATATTTAGAAGAGAAGATGTTCCAAAGCTTGAAGAGTATTTAAGAAAGCATTGCAGAGAGTTCAGGCATACTTATTGTTCTCCTGTGACtaag GTTTATCATCCGATTCATGACCAAACGTTATTCTTAACCGTGGAGCATAAGAGAAAACTCAAGGCCGAGTTTG GGATTGAGCCATGGACATTTATGCAAAAGCTAGGAGAAGCTGTGTTTATTCCTGCTGGTTGTCCCCATCAAGTTCGGAATCTCAAG TCTTGCACAAAGGTAGCTGTTGATTTTGTATCACCAGAGAACATTCATGAGTGTCTACGTTTGACTGAAGAGTTTAGACAACTCCCTAAGAACCATAAAGCCAGAGAAGATAAACTTGAG ATAAAGAAGATGGTGATCTACGCCGTGGAACAATCCTTGAAGGAAGTGGAGATGTTATTGCCAGATCTAAGCTAA
- the LOC108822898 gene encoding LOW QUALITY PROTEIN: uncharacterized protein LOC108822898 (The sequence of the model RefSeq protein was modified relative to this genomic sequence to represent the inferred CDS: deleted 2 bases in 1 codon) — MVEIPRRVNKLAAAFYFEAARARPPCDSSSGSDHFPDETADLWDLVESYMDGEVKALPEDVLGEENDDKSDVDDDDDYEDVKERLRRFVRISGGRERRRIIEEVVNASEFVGEKRLLMAYLRNKGFDAGLCKSKWERFGKNTAGKYEYVDVNRGDHKSRFIVETNLAGEFEIAKPTTRYLSLLAELPSVFVGTPEELKKLVRIMCFEIRRSMKGAEIHVPPWRRNAYMQAKWFGHYKRTSNEVVTRVKSCGCGPRVGFEELVKPATFNGYKDVERKRQGLKVGQLTVAFNGSAVRL; from the exons ATGGTAGAGATTCCGAGAAGAGTCAACAAATTAGCTGCGGCTTTTTACTTCGAGGCGGCGCGTGCACGTCCGCCATGCGATAGCAGTAGCGGGAGCGATCACTTTCCTGATGAGACAGCCGATCTTTGGGATCTGGTCGAATCTTATATGGACGGTGAAGTGAAAGCTTTACCCGAGGATGTTCTTGGGGAAGAAAACGATGATAAATCTGacgttgatgatgatgatgactatGAAGATGTGAAGGAGAGGTTACGGAGATTCGTAAGAATCTCG GGCGGCAGAGAGCGGCGGAGAATAATTGAGGAGGTAGTCAATGCAAGTGAGTTCGTTGGAGAGAAACGACTCTTGATGGCTTATCTACGTAACAAAGGTTTCGATGCAG GTCTTTGCAAGTCGAAGTGGGAGAGATTTGGTAAGAACACGGCCGGAAAGTACGAGTACGTTGACGTTAATAGAGGAGATCATAAGAGCCGCTTCATCGTCGAGACAAATCTTGCCGGAGAATTTGAGATTGCTAAGCCTACAACAAGATACCTTTCTCTCTTAGCTGAACTGCCAAGTGTCTTTGTGGGAACACCTGAAGAGCTGAAAAAGTTAGTGAGAATCATGTGCTTTGAGATAAGACGGTCGATGAAAGGAGCGGAGATTCACGTGCCGCCGTGGAGGAGGAACGCTTACATGCAAGCCAAGTGGTTTGGTCACTATAAACGAACCTCAAATGAAGTGGTTACTAGGGTTAAGAGCTGTGGCTGTGGACCACGTGTTGGGTTTGAGGAATTGGTTAAACCGGCGACGTTTAATGGTTATAAGGACGTGGAGAGGAAGAGGCAGGGTTTAAAAGTTGGCCAGCTCACGGTGGCTTTCAACGGCAGTGCGGTGAGGCTGTAA
- the LOC108820944 gene encoding uncharacterized protein LOC108820944, giving the protein MKKLYRKGTVHPSPQIKSDDHLLSLLPVAIFSLAAVLSPKDREVLAYLLSTASYSGDRNYASRLNKTKLHEKSRSDNHSPLFHCDCFSCYTCYWVRWDSSPSRKLIHEIIDAYEESLENKKQTKKKKDRRKRSGKAPALASPSFGTADSESPSQLTDSISSSRACSSSNHELVGSTGGCNGGLKSTEEFLAGDVGEETAEEQEKGSVRRFVSFIGEKVFGVWG; this is encoded by the coding sequence ATGAAGAAGCTCTACCGCAAAGGAACCGTACACCCTTCGCCGCAGATAAAATCCGACGACcaccttctctctcttcttcccgTTGCTATCTTCTCACTAGCGGCGGTTCTTTCACCGAAAGACCGCGAAGTCTTGGCTTACCTCTTATCAACCGCCTCTTACTCCGGCGACCGAAACTATGCATCTCGCCTGAATAAGACCAAACTCCACGAGAAGTCCCGTTCAGACAATCACTCCCCTCTTTTTCATTGTGACTGTTTCAGCTGCTACACGTGTTACTGGGTCAGATGGGACTCTTCACCAAGCCGCAAGCTGATTCACGAAATCATCGACGCTTACGAAGAAAGCTTGGAGAATAAGAAacaaaccaagaagaagaaagatcgGAGAAAGCGTTCAGGGAAAGCTCCAGCTCTCGCTAGTCCTAGCTTTGGTACGGCTGATTCAGAGAGTCCAAGTCAACTTACTGATTCGATTTCGAGTTCTCGTGCATGTTCTAGTTCGAATCATGAATTGGTTGGTAGTACTGGTGGTTGCAACGGCGGTTTGAAATCCACGGAGGAGTTCCTTGCCGGAGACGTTGGCGAAGAGACGGCTGAGGAGCAGGAGAAGGGATCCGTTAGAAGATTTGTGAGTTTCATTGGTGAGAAAGTTTTTGGTGTTTGGGGATAA